A stretch of Halarsenatibacter silvermanii DNA encodes these proteins:
- a CDS encoding ribonuclease HII gives MKLEPEDYTIKQLKDKLADVEPEAELIKILRQDSRTGVRDLAAKMSRQIEKQEQLKNLWHERSRIAGELRDRGFEAICGLDEAGRGALAGPVAAAAVILPEDCYIAGLDDSKQLKPERRIELAAEIRVSARAWAVGMVSPEVIDEIGILPSVKRAMINALKKLDLEPDYLLIDGRISLKELKTHQKALEKGDGRVNCIAAASILAKVMRDAVMKSLDDIYSGYKFAGNMGYGTSHHRRAIECLGPSRLHRRSFGGVRRDEAENPKKPKRQKLPFSDSPASGQESGR, from the coding sequence ATGAAGCTTGAACCGGAGGATTATACTATAAAGCAGTTGAAAGATAAGCTGGCCGATGTCGAGCCTGAGGCCGAGCTGATAAAAATTCTGCGTCAGGACAGCAGAACCGGGGTCAGGGATCTGGCTGCAAAAATGTCCCGGCAGATCGAAAAGCAGGAGCAGCTGAAAAATCTCTGGCATGAGCGGAGCAGAATCGCCGGCGAGCTCAGAGACCGGGGCTTTGAAGCTATATGCGGCCTGGATGAAGCCGGCCGGGGAGCGCTGGCCGGGCCGGTAGCAGCAGCTGCGGTGATCCTGCCCGAGGACTGTTATATCGCCGGACTCGATGACTCCAAACAGTTAAAGCCGGAGCGGAGGATCGAGCTGGCGGCCGAGATCAGGGTCAGCGCCCGGGCCTGGGCGGTCGGTATGGTAAGCCCTGAAGTGATAGACGAGATCGGTATTCTGCCCTCTGTAAAGCGGGCCATGATCAATGCTTTAAAGAAGCTGGATTTAGAACCGGATTATCTGCTCATCGACGGGAGAATATCTCTCAAAGAACTAAAGACCCACCAGAAGGCGCTGGAGAAGGGCGATGGACGGGTGAATTGCATAGCCGCCGCTTCGATCCTGGCCAAGGTCATGCGCGATGCCGTCATGAAGTCTCTTGACGATATATATTCCGGCTATAAGTTTGCCGGCAATATGGGATATGGCACCTCCCATCACCGCCGGGCAATTGAGTGTCTGGGACCCAGCCGCCTGCACCGCCGATCCTTCGGCGGTGTTAGAAGAGATGAGGCCGAAAATCCGAAAAAGCCCAAAAGACAAAAACTTCCCTTTTCCGATTCTCCTGCATCCGGGCAGGAATCTGGCCGCTGA
- the ylqF gene encoding ribosome biogenesis GTPase YlqF: MSRKINWYPGHMEKARRKIREKLKLVDLVLEIRDARIPAASGNPQLVDLLEKQEQLVVLNKKDLADEAASERWIEVLSDKYPAALACSAKTGDNLGLIDKKLDEVHQKLRQKSRQKGREGRELRAMVLGIPNSGKSTIINRLSSRGSAGTGKKPGVTRGQSWINIAGDKKLMDTPGLLWPDIEDREQGLKLAICGSVRMKVVDSELLACRLLDYLRELNPAGLESRYDVEISPHQHSYDLLAEIGRQRGCLQSGGKVDRNRAAEIVVREFQEARLGRVTLEKQGDYSDEA; the protein is encoded by the coding sequence ATGTCCAGAAAGATAAACTGGTATCCCGGGCATATGGAAAAGGCCCGTCGTAAAATAAGGGAAAAGCTCAAACTGGTCGACCTGGTTTTAGAGATCCGGGATGCCCGCATACCGGCTGCCAGCGGCAATCCTCAGCTGGTTGATCTGCTGGAGAAACAGGAGCAGCTGGTGGTCTTAAACAAAAAAGATCTGGCCGATGAGGCCGCCAGCGAGCGCTGGATTGAGGTGCTTTCCGATAAATATCCGGCCGCCCTGGCCTGCAGCGCAAAAACAGGTGATAATCTGGGGTTGATAGACAAAAAGCTGGATGAGGTCCATCAGAAGCTGCGGCAAAAAAGCCGGCAGAAAGGACGGGAGGGCCGGGAGCTTAGGGCCATGGTTCTGGGGATTCCCAACAGCGGCAAATCGACGATCATCAACAGGCTTTCCAGCCGGGGCAGCGCCGGCACCGGCAAAAAGCCCGGCGTCACCCGGGGACAGAGCTGGATTAATATAGCCGGGGATAAAAAACTTATGGACACTCCCGGGCTTCTCTGGCCCGATATCGAGGACCGTGAACAGGGATTGAAGCTGGCCATATGCGGGTCGGTGCGAATGAAAGTGGTCGACAGCGAGCTTCTGGCCTGTCGGCTTCTGGATTACCTGCGAGAGCTAAATCCGGCCGGACTCGAGAGCAGGTACGATGTGGAGATAAGTCCCCATCAGCACAGTTACGATCTTCTGGCCGAGATAGGCCGGCAGCGGGGATGTCTGCAAAGCGGAGGCAAAGTCGACAGAAATCGGGCCGCGGAGATAGTGGTGCGCGAATTTCAGGAGGCCAGGCTGGGCCGGGTTACCCTGGAAAAGCAGGGGGATTACAGCGATGAAGCTTGA
- a CDS encoding RNA methyltransferase: MIILTAEAADVYISLIHHPVYNKNGQKITTTVTNLDLHDISRAARTYQVKKYYVVNRVKSQRDLVRRMRDYWTSDHGSDYNPSRHEAFQVLDIVESFEEVLKDIENEAGERPITVTTSAQEHEEGDSLSFARLRSRLKEDSRPYLLLFGTGWGLTEEIISGCDFLLEPVEGPGDFNHLSVRTAAAIIMDRLLGERWWK; this comes from the coding sequence GTGATAATATTGACCGCTGAAGCTGCCGATGTATATATCTCTCTGATTCACCATCCAGTTTACAACAAAAATGGCCAAAAAATAACTACGACAGTTACCAATCTCGATCTGCACGATATATCAAGGGCTGCCCGGACCTATCAGGTCAAAAAATATTACGTCGTCAATCGCGTCAAATCACAGCGCGATCTGGTCCGGCGTATGCGCGATTACTGGACCAGCGATCACGGCTCCGATTACAATCCGAGTCGTCATGAAGCTTTTCAGGTGCTCGATATTGTAGAAAGCTTCGAAGAAGTACTAAAGGATATCGAAAATGAGGCGGGCGAAAGACCCATAACCGTCACCACTTCAGCTCAGGAGCACGAGGAGGGCGATTCTCTGAGCTTTGCCCGGCTGCGATCGCGCCTGAAGGAGGACAGCCGGCCCTACCTGCTGCTTTTTGGCACCGGCTGGGGGCTCACCGAAGAGATAATATCCGGCTGCGATTTTCTGCTGGAGCCGGTGGAAGGTCCCGGTGATTTCAACCATCTTTCCGTCCGCACCGCAGCCGCCATCATTATGGATAGATTGCTGGGAGAACGCTGGTGGAAATGA
- the trmD gene encoding tRNA (guanosine(37)-N1)-methyltransferase TrmD has translation MYFDILTIFPDLFPGPLAESITGRALKEELIDINPVDIRDFTQDKHGNVDDYPYGGGAGMVMKPEPIYRAHRACAALRGELPETVMLTPQGETFDQDMALELSQLEGLVLICGHYEGIDERVRELVVDREISLGDYVLTGGELPAMIVIDAIARMIPGVVGDERSPRQDSFYQDRLDYPQYTRPREFKDLRVPEVLLSGHHSRIERWRKKKALKRTLARRPDLLEDADLIEEEQELLEEIKEENAASMKEEGGGVGDNIDR, from the coding sequence ATGTACTTCGATATTCTGACGATTTTCCCCGACCTTTTTCCGGGACCTCTGGCCGAAAGCATCACCGGTCGGGCCCTGAAAGAGGAGCTGATTGACATAAATCCTGTGGATATCCGCGATTTTACTCAGGACAAACACGGCAATGTCGATGATTATCCCTACGGCGGCGGAGCCGGCATGGTCATGAAACCGGAGCCCATCTACCGGGCCCATAGAGCCTGTGCGGCGCTGAGAGGTGAGCTGCCGGAGACGGTGATGCTCACACCGCAGGGTGAGACCTTTGATCAGGATATGGCCCTTGAGCTCAGTCAGCTGGAGGGGCTGGTTTTGATCTGTGGGCATTACGAAGGCATCGATGAAAGGGTGCGGGAGCTTGTTGTCGATCGGGAAATATCTCTGGGAGATTATGTTCTCACCGGCGGCGAACTGCCGGCCATGATAGTTATAGATGCTATAGCCAGGATGATTCCCGGGGTGGTAGGCGATGAACGCTCACCACGTCAGGATTCTTTTTATCAGGACAGACTGGATTATCCCCAGTACACCCGGCCGCGGGAGTTCAAGGATCTGCGCGTCCCTGAAGTCTTATTGAGCGGCCATCATTCCCGCATCGAGCGCTGGCGCAAAAAGAAAGCTCTGAAAAGAACGCTGGCGCGCCGGCCGGATCTTCTGGAAGATGCCGATCTGATCGAGGAAGAACAGGAGCTTTTAGAGGAGATCAAAGAGGAAAACGCCGCCAGCATGAAAGAAGAAGGCGGCGGGGTCGGTGATAATATTGACCGCTGA
- the rimM gene encoding ribosome maturation factor RimM (Essential for efficient processing of 16S rRNA) codes for MDDELILLGQIVRYQGNKGHVRVEPLTNNIDRFFQLEDVVVEKSPGNSRYEIESTRTQNDFVVLKLAGVDDIEAAEELKGSYISIYESELPRLSEDEYYIYRLEGFTVVTSGGRKLGELMEVWTDSGTDVFVVRNDDREEYLIPAAREIISEIDQEKRRITVEPIPGLLEL; via the coding sequence ATGGATGACGAATTGATACTCCTGGGACAGATTGTGCGCTATCAGGGCAACAAAGGTCATGTCCGGGTAGAACCTCTGACCAACAATATCGATAGGTTCTTTCAGTTAGAGGATGTTGTGGTGGAAAAATCTCCCGGCAACAGCCGGTACGAGATAGAATCCACCCGCACTCAGAACGATTTTGTCGTGCTCAAGCTGGCCGGAGTTGATGATATAGAGGCAGCCGAGGAGCTCAAAGGCAGCTATATCAGCATTTACGAGTCGGAGCTGCCCCGGCTTTCCGAAGATGAATATTATATTTACCGGCTCGAAGGTTTTACCGTCGTCACCAGCGGCGGCCGCAAGCTCGGGGAACTGATGGAGGTCTGGACTGACAGCGGCACGGATGTCTTCGTTGTCAGGAACGATGACCGGGAGGAATATTTGATTCCCGCCGCCCGGGAGATTATCAGCGAGATAGACCAGGAAAAAAGAAGGATTACGGTCGAACCGATCCCCGGGCTTTTAGAGCTTTGA